One Desulfuromonas acetexigens genomic window carries:
- a CDS encoding carboxypeptidase-like regulatory domain-containing protein produces MTAKNEMRLPSFGRLLLLLLLLPLIAWGEEPAMGRVTGSLALPAGRECRGVASLWPGDEGRVPDPRRYLIIPFSAVPLSASCTFELAAPPGDYYLGALVRATPGPEIGPPRVGDRVFMTPDPDGKSLRLELGAGEHLDVGRQQRFWTYAGMEELRPPGVTGRVRDSEGRPVAGVLVFAFADPELTRQPLAVSARTGVDGRYALRLDHPGDIYLRVKDDYRGGAPLDGGHVGVYGGAVPMRVAVGTKELVGDLDIEVLRVPAGRTGKRDPASPRPASPTLKTED; encoded by the coding sequence ATGACGGCGAAAAATGAAATGCGGCTTCCATCGTTCGGCCGATTGCTGCTCCTCCTGCTTTTGCTCCCGCTCATCGCCTGGGGGGAAGAACCGGCGATGGGGCGCGTGACGGGGAGCCTGGCCCTTCCCGCCGGCCGGGAGTGCCGGGGGGTGGCCTCCCTCTGGCCGGGGGATGAAGGGCGCGTGCCCGATCCCCGGCGCTATCTGATCATCCCCTTCAGCGCCGTACCGCTGTCGGCCTCCTGCACCTTCGAGTTGGCGGCTCCTCCCGGCGATTACTATCTCGGGGCGTTGGTACGCGCCACGCCCGGGCCGGAGATCGGCCCGCCCCGGGTGGGGGATCGGGTTTTCATGACCCCTGATCCCGATGGCAAGAGCCTTCGACTTGAGCTCGGCGCCGGTGAACATCTCGATGTGGGACGGCAGCAGCGCTTCTGGACCTATGCCGGGATGGAGGAGCTCCGTCCTCCGGGGGTGACGGGGCGGGTGCGCGATAGCGAGGGGCGGCCGGTGGCCGGTGTGCTCGTCTTCGCTTTCGCCGACCCGGAACTGACCCGACAGCCGCTGGCGGTTTCGGCCCGCACCGGCGTCGACGGGCGATATGCCCTGCGCCTCGACCATCCCGGCGACATCTATCTGCGGGTCAAGGACGATTACCGCGGCGGGGCGCCTCTGGACGGGGGGCATGTGGGAGTTTATGGCGGCGCCGTGCCGATGCGGGTGGCGGTGGGGACGAAGGAGTTGGTCGGCGATCTCGACATCGAAGTCCTCCGGGTACCGGCCGGGCGGACGGGAAAGCGTGATCCGGCGTCCCCGCGCCCCGCATCCCCGACGCTGAAGACCGAGGATTAA
- a CDS encoding PAS domain-containing sensor histidine kinase produces MTVAPSLPQSNPVSVAANDARRQESYFADGALARQLLDALPGVLLVLNGQRRIVYANRALLDLCGLADVANCIGRRIGDLLDCEHAGQAPDGCGCAEPCEACGAVLAALSGLAGVGTIRECRLTRLRDERLEALDLRAEATPLQHQGENFVVMALTDISHEKRRQILENIFFHDVLNLMGSVRGFTELLQSYDLERRPEIYRLLHEAADQVIDEIEGQRLLVAAERGALRLAAEPFEGLELLQALAELYRAHPVCVERCIEVLFAGERVSLVSDRTLVFRILGNMLKNALEACAEGETVTLGCRVEGPWAEFFVHNPGGIPPRIQRQIFKRNFSTKGDDRGLGTYGMRLLSNYLRGEVHFTSAAETGTRFFLRLPLKLAGTQEGGGRR; encoded by the coding sequence ATGACCGTGGCCCCTTCCCTTCCCCAATCCAACCCCGTTTCGGTGGCGGCGAACGACGCCCGGCGCCAGGAGTCCTATTTTGCCGATGGGGCGTTGGCACGGCAGCTGCTCGATGCTCTGCCGGGAGTACTGCTGGTGCTTAACGGCCAGCGGCGGATTGTTTACGCCAATCGCGCCCTGCTTGACCTCTGTGGCTTGGCCGATGTGGCAAACTGCATCGGGCGGCGGATCGGTGATCTGCTCGACTGCGAACACGCCGGGCAGGCCCCGGACGGCTGCGGGTGCGCCGAGCCCTGTGAAGCCTGTGGCGCGGTTCTCGCCGCCCTCTCCGGCCTGGCCGGTGTCGGCACGATCCGCGAGTGTCGGTTGACGCGCCTGCGCGACGAGCGCCTGGAGGCCCTCGATCTGCGCGCTGAGGCGACCCCTTTGCAGCATCAGGGCGAAAACTTTGTGGTTATGGCGCTGACCGACATCAGCCATGAAAAGCGTCGTCAGATCCTGGAAAACATCTTTTTTCACGACGTCCTCAATCTGATGGGGAGCGTGCGGGGCTTTACCGAGCTGCTGCAGAGCTACGATCTGGAGCGGCGACCGGAGATCTACCGCCTGCTGCATGAGGCCGCCGACCAGGTCATCGACGAAATCGAGGGGCAGCGTCTGCTGGTCGCCGCCGAACGCGGCGCCTTGCGTCTGGCGGCGGAACCCTTCGAGGGCTTGGAACTGCTGCAAGCTCTGGCGGAACTCTATCGGGCGCACCCCGTCTGCGTCGAACGGTGCATCGAAGTCCTTTTCGCCGGGGAACGGGTGTCTTTGGTCAGCGATCGGACTCTCGTTTTCCGCATCCTCGGGAATATGCTCAAAAATGCCCTGGAAGCCTGTGCCGAAGGGGAGACCGTGACTCTCGGCTGTCGTGTTGAGGGGCCCTGGGCGGAGTTTTTTGTGCATAATCCCGGCGGTATTCCTCCCCGGATTCAACGGCAGATCTTCAAGCGTAATTTTTCCACCAAAGGAGATGACCGCGGTCTCGGCACCTACGGCATGCGCCTGCTCAGCAATTACCTGCGGGGGGAGGTCCATTTCACCAGTGCCGCCGAGACGGGAACCCGTTTTTTTCTGCGCCTGCCCCTCAAGTTGGCCGGAACCCAAGAGGGAGGAGGTCGGCGATGA
- a CDS encoding discoidin domain-containing protein produces the protein MAEGKMSAQGVRLAGVRLFLCLLVLIGAPELAFAWGGWTRDSSTTSTTTSTTTSSTATTTSAMTASDCAECHGANVAENHHATSYFDQGECSYCHQGITTTGDCASCHAFAAENRHHETSAALSGDCAQCHTGVGELGDCASCHQGQLRTPHHEAAAAQSIDCRSCHTTLQGGDGCQSCHGSDTRTAHHVASATKNISCDSCHTTIAPVTGCASCHDAEYWGEDGDARTRHHVQAAADGKDCQACHAGVTLQQDCHVCHQGESASRHHYVAAEASIECGVCHTSIIPKNNCQDCHQGEARDLHHNQVAVESNLECSGCHSDAPSGDPACVSCHDGAYWAEQGDARNGHHTLASEGQMACTLCHTTLDPKEDCTACHIRGEARPAHHDMAAATGIECGACHASLTGATSCAGCHTAATWTADVRTDHHNLLTDPSVTVNCTTCHSGIAATENCSDCHGTGSWSAGSARDQHHATATAQNSPCTACHTTMVGAEGCQDCHQGEARDTHHDFAAVNGKACVDCHTALAVVTGCESCHTTWTDGSARDQHHHTATAEAGDCVACHTALSAVAGCASCHDAASWSAGNAQDQHHQTAFAQNGACTDCHTGMPGLGGCQDCHDRGEARPAHHDMASATGIECGSCHATLAGVNECVSCHTASTWTSDARSDHHNLLSDPTVSVSCNTCHPSIVDAGGCESCHGDGFWSAGNVRNQHHATATAQTQECAVCHVGMPGAGGCADCHTAATWTADVRTDHHNLLNDPAVSVSCNSCHTSIVATSGCESCHTATSWSAGNAAAQHHATTFATGGNCAECHAGIVEVVNCESCHTSWGTDITAEARHHRLADLNNRSCNSCHSGVEETNGCAGCHSFVDANIHHLTETKNTWGMACLDCHVIGMIDGAYTILVPPPEQCESCHTQTVNQQPIPTFHHASAPATSGDCAACHTGIDSVAGGLDCAACHGTQPAAIDGSPLMHHATAPATAGDCAACHVGVDGTALADCAACHATKAKDGSGTMHHATAPALNDQCGSCHQGIEEVAGALDCAVCHQDKARDGSAAMHHAGDLYQVNNGDNCSACHSGAEAAVADGACASCHAAQPTTKDGSSTMHHATAPALSDDCGSCHQGIEGVAGGLDCASCHQDKARDGSVAMHHLHPDFVAQSCATCHSGVTFATIDCAGCHESANAVAIPERHHTAAERDGLACNQCHTGAADATVAGACESCHGVQPVQNGSPEMHHATTPAVSDQCAACHEGITEASLDCAACHAGRTNDGSPTMHHASPAYAENNCALCHAGAVALDCAGCHDALPGKDGSGTMHHATDLYALNNGYNCAACHSGAEAAVVAGACESCHAAQPVLNGSPVMHHTTAPAVNDQCAACHQGIDTVAGGLDCATCHVGKARDGSAAMHHLHPAFAAQTCDTCHSGVTFATIDCAACHENANAVPLPERHHTAAAADGLQCGACHTGITAASLDCATCHATQAKDGQGAMHHATPTYLVNDGNNCVACHTTIIAANLTCAACHDGLTKNGGAEMHHATELAVGGGCLDCHTGAESAAIECAWCHSGPGAPAVDERHHFAAARDGIACSACHADVDTAALDCATCHTSGDQASIVDQHHMTIPYQMGECAVCHVGVNVEGLDCSSCHDGTMALAGTAVTHHATDLFQLGDCSSCHVGAEIGGIVCAACHAPDTSLPANHHAQPQFASGDCTYCHSTIALNGGSCQACHTAPIPEIHHADPLAQVSGDCAVCHATTNDPSVCANCHQASPHHTTTWSQTGDCAHCHKIPASATDRPAQAACRQCHGKYMHDKGGPIQHYGACAACHDTMPFHAKPSDSGSRDYDGGRYRSGGGGAGRGIFNLFVSQFSGSDRRRSTSDSVDFSLTQIEHVGKVYTVPYFTDGPVTAGLAVCTSCHGDNSAKVSCDNVKWRDHLTLNRVPLATYQLAEATYIGSLCPGVTPPAPANLALNKIATASRAESSTYNAAKAVDGNAATRWWTRSDGNQWLMVDLTQSSRVNRVVINWHSNYAREYEVYVSTDNRNWTRVKTENYGNGGVDDITFTARDARYVRLLCKKDRYDGYSVYELEVYAP, from the coding sequence ATGGCGGAAGGGAAGATGTCGGCCCAAGGGGTTCGTTTAGCCGGGGTGCGGCTTTTTTTGTGCCTGCTGGTTCTGATCGGCGCACCGGAATTGGCTTTTGCTTGGGGAGGGTGGACGAGGGATTCCTCCACGACTTCCACCACCACGTCGACGACCACCTCCTCGACTGCCACCACGACCAGCGCCATGACGGCGAGCGACTGCGCCGAATGTCATGGTGCCAACGTCGCCGAAAATCACCACGCGACCAGCTATTTCGACCAGGGAGAGTGTTCCTACTGCCACCAGGGGATCACCACCACCGGCGATTGCGCCAGCTGCCATGCCTTCGCCGCCGAAAACCGGCATCATGAAACAAGTGCCGCCCTAAGCGGCGACTGTGCCCAGTGCCACACCGGCGTCGGCGAACTCGGCGATTGCGCCAGCTGTCATCAAGGCCAGCTGCGCACCCCCCATCACGAAGCCGCCGCCGCCCAGTCCATCGACTGTCGCTCCTGCCACACCACCCTGCAAGGGGGGGACGGCTGTCAGAGCTGCCACGGCAGCGATACCCGCACCGCCCACCATGTCGCCTCCGCGACCAAAAATATCAGCTGCGATTCCTGCCATACCACGATAGCGCCGGTAACCGGTTGCGCCAGCTGTCACGATGCCGAATATTGGGGGGAGGACGGCGACGCCCGCACCCGCCATCATGTTCAGGCCGCCGCCGACGGCAAGGACTGCCAGGCCTGTCATGCCGGGGTAACTTTGCAGCAGGATTGCCATGTCTGTCATCAGGGGGAATCGGCTTCCCGCCATCATTATGTCGCGGCCGAGGCGAGCATCGAATGCGGCGTCTGCCATACGAGCATCATTCCCAAAAATAATTGCCAGGATTGTCACCAGGGGGAGGCCCGCGATCTCCATCACAATCAGGTGGCCGTCGAATCGAACCTCGAATGCTCGGGCTGTCACAGCGATGCGCCGAGTGGCGATCCCGCCTGTGTGAGCTGTCACGACGGGGCTTACTGGGCCGAGCAAGGGGATGCCCGCAACGGTCATCATACCCTGGCGAGCGAAGGGCAGATGGCCTGTACCCTGTGCCATACCACCCTCGATCCGAAAGAGGATTGCACCGCCTGCCATATCCGCGGGGAGGCCCGCCCCGCTCACCATGACATGGCCGCCGCCACCGGTATCGAATGCGGCGCCTGCCACGCCAGCCTGACCGGCGCCACCTCCTGCGCCGGCTGCCACACCGCCGCCACCTGGACTGCCGATGTCCGTACCGATCACCATAATCTCCTCACCGATCCGTCCGTAACGGTCAACTGCACGACCTGCCATAGCGGTATCGCCGCCACGGAAAACTGCAGCGATTGCCACGGTACCGGTTCCTGGAGCGCTGGTAGCGCCCGTGATCAGCACCACGCCACCGCCACCGCCCAGAACAGCCCCTGCACCGCCTGCCATACCACCATGGTCGGCGCCGAAGGCTGCCAGGATTGTCACCAGGGGGAAGCTCGCGACACCCATCATGATTTCGCCGCCGTCAACGGCAAGGCCTGTGTCGACTGTCATACCGCTTTGGCGGTGGTGACCGGCTGTGAAAGTTGCCATACCACCTGGACCGACGGCAGTGCCCGTGACCAGCATCACCATACGGCCACGGCCGAGGCCGGGGATTGCGTCGCCTGTCACACCGCCCTGTCGGCCGTCGCCGGCTGCGCGAGCTGTCATGACGCCGCGTCCTGGAGCGCGGGCAATGCCCAGGATCAACACCACCAGACGGCGTTTGCCCAGAACGGGGCCTGTACCGATTGCCACACCGGCATGCCCGGTCTCGGCGGTTGTCAGGACTGTCACGACCGCGGCGAGGCTCGCCCGGCCCATCATGATATGGCCAGTGCCACCGGCATCGAATGTGGTTCCTGCCATGCCACTTTGGCCGGGGTCAACGAGTGCGTGAGCTGCCATACCGCGAGCACCTGGACCAGCGACGCCCGTAGCGATCATCACAACCTCTTGAGCGACCCCACTGTTTCGGTGAGCTGCAATACCTGCCACCCCAGTATCGTCGATGCCGGTGGTTGCGAAAGCTGTCACGGCGACGGGTTCTGGAGCGCCGGCAACGTCCGTAACCAGCACCACGCCACTGCCACCGCCCAGACCCAGGAGTGCGCCGTCTGTCATGTCGGCATGCCCGGCGCCGGCGGTTGCGCCGATTGTCATACCGCCGCGACCTGGACCGCCGATGTCCGCACCGATCATCACAATCTGCTGAACGACCCCGCCGTTTCGGTGAGCTGCAACAGCTGTCACACCAGCATCGTCGCCACCAGCGGCTGCGAAAGCTGTCATACCGCCACCAGCTGGTCCGCCGGCAACGCCGCCGCCCAGCATCACGCCACGACCTTTGCCACCGGCGGCAACTGTGCCGAATGCCATGCCGGTATCGTCGAGGTCGTCAACTGTGAAAGCTGCCATACCAGCTGGGGGACGGACATCACCGCCGAGGCCCGCCACCATCGGCTGGCCGATCTCAACAATCGCTCCTGCAACAGTTGCCACTCCGGAGTCGAGGAAACCAACGGCTGCGCCGGCTGTCACTCTTTTGTCGACGCAAACATCCATCATCTGACGGAAACGAAAAACACCTGGGGCATGGCCTGCCTCGATTGTCATGTCATCGGCATGATTGACGGGGCCTACACCATCCTGGTGCCGCCGCCGGAGCAGTGTGAAAGCTGCCACACCCAGACCGTCAACCAGCAACCGATTCCCACCTTCCACCATGCTTCGGCCCCGGCGACGTCGGGGGATTGCGCCGCCTGCCATACCGGCATCGACAGTGTCGCCGGGGGGCTCGACTGCGCCGCCTGTCACGGCACTCAGCCCGCCGCCATCGACGGTTCGCCGCTGATGCACCATGCCACCGCCCCGGCGACGGCCGGTGATTGCGCCGCCTGCCATGTCGGGGTGGACGGCACGGCATTGGCCGATTGTGCGGCCTGCCATGCGACCAAGGCCAAGGACGGCTCGGGGACCATGCACCATGCCACAGCTCCGGCCCTGAACGACCAATGCGGCTCCTGTCACCAGGGGATCGAGGAAGTCGCCGGTGCCCTCGACTGCGCCGTTTGTCATCAGGATAAGGCGCGGGACGGTTCCGCCGCCATGCACCACGCCGGTGACCTTTATCAGGTAAACAACGGCGACAACTGTTCCGCCTGTCACAGCGGCGCCGAAGCGGCGGTGGCCGATGGCGCCTGCGCTTCCTGCCATGCTGCCCAGCCGACGACGAAAGACGGCTCGTCGACCATGCACCATGCCACGGCACCGGCCCTCAGCGACGATTGCGGTTCCTGCCATCAGGGGATCGAAGGGGTCGCCGGCGGTCTCGATTGCGCCAGCTGCCATCAGGATAAGGCGCGGGACGGCTCCGTCGCCATGCATCACTTGCATCCGGACTTCGTCGCCCAGTCCTGCGCTACCTGTCATAGCGGCGTGACCTTTGCGACCATCGACTGCGCCGGCTGCCATGAAAGTGCCAATGCCGTGGCCATCCCCGAACGGCATCACACCGCCGCCGAGCGGGACGGGCTGGCTTGTAATCAATGCCACACCGGAGCCGCCGATGCCACGGTAGCCGGCGCCTGTGAAAGCTGTCACGGGGTGCAGCCGGTACAGAACGGCTCGCCGGAAATGCATCATGCCACCACCCCGGCCGTCAGCGATCAGTGCGCGGCCTGTCATGAAGGGATCACCGAGGCCAGCCTCGATTGTGCCGCCTGCCACGCGGGAAGGACCAACGACGGTTCGCCGACCATGCACCATGCCTCACCGGCCTATGCCGAAAACAACTGCGCCCTCTGTCATGCCGGGGCCGTGGCCCTTGACTGCGCCGGTTGCCATGACGCTCTGCCGGGCAAGGACGGCTCGGGGACCATGCACCACGCCACCGATCTTTACGCATTGAACAATGGCTACAATTGCGCGGCCTGCCATAGTGGCGCCGAAGCGGCCGTCGTCGCCGGCGCCTGCGAAAGCTGCCATGCCGCCCAGCCGGTCCTGAACGGTTCGCCGGTCATGCACCATACCACCGCACCGGCTGTCAACGATCAGTGCGCGGCCTGTCACCAGGGGATCGACACCGTCGCCGGTGGCCTCGATTGCGCCACCTGCCATGTCGGCAAGGCCCGGGACGGCTCGGCGGCCATGCATCACCTGCATCCGGCCTTTGCCGCCCAGACCTGCGATACCTGTCACAGCGGTGTGACCTTCGCTACCATCGACTGCGCCGCCTGTCACGAAAACGCCAACGCGGTGCCGCTGCCCGAGCGCCATCACACCGCTGCGGCGGCGGATGGTCTGCAATGCGGCGCCTGCCATACCGGCATCACCGCCGCCAGCCTCGATTGCGCGACCTGTCACGCGACCCAGGCCAAGGACGGGCAAGGCGCGATGCACCATGCCACGCCGACCTATCTGGTGAATGACGGCAACAACTGTGTCGCCTGTCATACAACGATCATCGCCGCCAATCTGACCTGTGCCGCCTGTCACGACGGTCTGACCAAGAACGGCGGCGCGGAAATGCATCACGCCACCGAACTTGCCGTCGGCGGGGGCTGCCTCGACTGCCATACCGGCGCCGAGTCGGCTGCCATTGAATGCGCCTGGTGCCATTCCGGGCCGGGGGCGCCGGCGGTGGACGAACGCCATCACTTTGCCGCCGCCCGCGACGGCATCGCCTGCAGTGCCTGTCACGCCGACGTCGACACGGCAGCCCTGGACTGCGCCACCTGCCATACCTCCGGCGATCAGGCTTCGATCGTTGATCAGCACCACATGACCATTCCCTATCAGATGGGTGAGTGCGCCGTCTGCCATGTCGGGGTCAATGTCGAAGGGCTGGACTGCTCCAGCTGTCATGATGGGACCATGGCCCTGGCCGGAACGGCGGTAACCCACCATGCCACCGATCTTTTCCAACTCGGGGATTGCTCGTCCTGCCATGTCGGTGCCGAAATCGGCGGCATCGTCTGCGCCGCCTGTCATGCTCCCGATACCAGCCTGCCGGCCAATCATCACGCTCAGCCGCAATTCGCTTCCGGCGATTGTACCTATTGCCACAGCACCATCGCGCTCAACGGCGGCAGCTGTCAGGCCTGCCACACGGCGCCGATTCCCGAGATTCACCACGCCGATCCGTTGGCTCAGGTGAGCGGGGATTGCGCCGTTTGCCACGCCACCACCAACGATCCGAGTGTCTGCGCCAACTGCCACCAGGCCAGCCCGCACCATACCACCACTTGGTCGCAGACCGGCGATTGCGCCCATTGCCACAAAATTCCGGCATCCGCCACCGACCGACCGGCCCAGGCCGCTTGCCGCCAGTGTCACGGCAAGTACATGCACGACAAGGGCGGACCGATCCAGCATTATGGCGCTTGCGCGGCTTGTCACGACACCATGCCCTTTCACGCCAAGCCCAGCGATAGTGGATCTAGGGACTATGATGGAGGCCGTTACCGCAGTGGTGGCGGAGGTGCCGGCCGTGGAATCTTTAATTTGTTTGTCTCGCAGTTTTCCGGCAGTGACAGAAGAAGAAGCACTAGTGATTCCGTTGACTTTAGCCTGACCCAGATTGAACATGTCGGAAAGGTCTATACGGTCCCCTACTTCACCGATGGGCCCGTCACCGCCGGATTGGCCGTCTGTACCTCCTGCCATGGCGACAATTCCGCCAAGGTAAGCTGCGACAACGTCAAATGGCGGGATCATCTGACCCTCAACCGGGTGCCCCTGGCCACTTACCAGCTGGCCGAGGCGACCTATATCGGCAGCCTCTGCCCCGGCGTGACGCCGCCGGCGCCGGCGAATCTGGCCTTGAACAAGATCGCCACGGCCTCCCGGGCGGAAAGCAGCACCTACAACGCGGCCAAGGCCGTCGACGGGAACGCCGCGACCCGGTGGTGGACCAGGAGTGACGGCAACCAGTGGTTGATGGTGGATTTGACGCAAAGCTCTCGGGTCAATCGCGTGGTGATTAACTGGCACAGCAATTATGCCAGGGAGTACGAGGTTTACGTGTCGACCGACAACCGTAACTGGACCCGGGTGAAAACGGAGAACTATGGCAACGGCGGAGTGGACGACATCACCTTTACCGCCCGGGACGCCCGCTATGTGCGACTGCTCTGTAAAAAAGACCGCTACGACGGCTATTCCGTCTATGAATTGGAAGTTTACGCACCCTGA
- a CDS encoding tRNA threonylcarbamoyladenosine dehydratase: MSENRFNRMELLIGDEGLRRLAEASVAVFGVGGVGGYAVEALARAGVGRLTLIDFDVVALSNINRQIHALEGTVGRAKVQVMAERCRAINPAIRVEPLQEFYGADSAEVLLGRGFDQVLDCIDHITSKLHLIQSCKERGLPIISSMGAANKLDPTKVAVADLFQTQKCRLAKILRKELRKRGIDSGVPVVYSTEEFRPLAEPGAEERARRVTLGSSSYIPPIFGLTMAGEVIRGLLARGANEI, encoded by the coding sequence TTGTCCGAAAATCGTTTCAATCGTATGGAATTGCTGATCGGCGACGAGGGCCTGCGCCGCCTGGCAGAGGCCTCGGTGGCGGTCTTCGGCGTCGGCGGCGTTGGCGGCTACGCCGTCGAGGCCCTGGCCCGCGCCGGTGTCGGCCGTTTGACCCTGATCGATTTCGATGTCGTCGCGCTCAGCAATATCAATCGCCAGATCCATGCCTTGGAGGGGACCGTCGGCCGGGCCAAGGTGCAGGTCATGGCCGAGCGTTGCCGGGCGATCAATCCGGCGATCCGGGTTGAGCCCCTGCAGGAATTCTACGGGGCCGACAGCGCCGAGGTTCTGCTCGGGCGCGGCTTCGACCAGGTCCTCGACTGTATCGATCACATTACCAGCAAGCTGCATCTGATCCAGAGCTGCAAGGAACGGGGTCTGCCGATTATCTCCTCGATGGGGGCGGCGAACAAGCTCGATCCGACCAAGGTGGCGGTGGCTGATCTCTTCCAGACCCAGAAGTGTCGGCTGGCCAAGATCCTGCGCAAGGAATTGCGTAAGCGCGGGATTGACTCAGGAGTCCCGGTGGTCTATTCGACGGAGGAATTCCGTCCCCTCGCCGAGCCCGGGGCGGAGGAGCGGGCGCGGCGGGTGACCCTCGGCAGTTCTTCTTATATCCCACCGATTTTCGGCCTGACCATGGCCGGTGAAGTCATCCGCGGACTGCTGGCGCGCGGGGCGAATGAAATCTGA
- a CDS encoding TatD family hydrolase encodes METPPPFFFDTHAHLDFLPLRERLVEELAQARAVGVGAWVVPGVRPAGWPALLATVAKVPEVLAAPGVHPLAAADWNEETAAALTGLLDAAVAVGEIGLDGTLSHPSPAVQERAFRDQVRLAIAARRPLLIHCRKAMGRTLEILRDEGAQRVGGIFHAFSGSSESARDALRMNFAIGLGGVLTFTGARRGPELARSLPAEWLVLESDAPDLAPEPYRGQINRPAYLPLIAARLADLRGWSLAETAAITTANARRVLGLHPY; translated from the coding sequence ATGGAGACCCCCCCGCCGTTTTTTTTCGATACGCACGCCCATCTCGATTTTCTCCCCCTGCGCGAGCGCCTGGTAGAGGAACTCGCCCAGGCTCGCGCCGTCGGCGTCGGCGCCTGGGTCGTCCCCGGGGTTCGCCCCGCCGGCTGGCCGGCGTTGCTGGCGACGGTCGCGAAAGTTCCGGAAGTCCTGGCGGCGCCGGGGGTCCATCCCCTGGCGGCGGCGGACTGGAACGAAGAGACCGCCGCCGCCCTGACGGGTCTGCTCGATGCGGCGGTGGCGGTCGGCGAGATCGGGCTCGACGGAACGCTTTCACACCCCTCCCCGGCCGTTCAGGAACGGGCTTTTCGCGACCAGGTGCGCCTGGCGATTGCGGCGCGGCGGCCGCTGTTGATCCATTGCCGCAAGGCGATGGGTCGCACCCTGGAAATTCTGCGGGATGAAGGCGCGCAGCGGGTGGGGGGGATCTTTCACGCCTTTTCCGGCAGTTCGGAGTCGGCCCGGGATGCACTGCGGATGAATTTCGCCATCGGCCTCGGCGGCGTTCTCACCTTCACCGGCGCCCGGCGCGGACCGGAGTTGGCGCGCAGCCTTCCGGCCGAGTGGCTGGTGCTGGAGAGCGACGCCCCCGATCTCGCCCCGGAACCTTACCGGGGGCAGATCAACCGTCCCGCCTATCTGCCCCTGATCGCCGCCCGTCTGGCCGACCTGCGTGGTTGGTCGCTGGCGGAGACGGCGGCGATCACCACGGCCAATGCCCGGCGGGTGTTGGGTTTGCATCCTTATTGA